In Desulfatiglans anilini DSM 4660, the following proteins share a genomic window:
- a CDS encoding thiamine pyrophosphate-dependent enzyme, with product MTAKTQTPRRSAGPFDNRVEIQWCPGCPNFGILKAFKQAFEKLGKSPEELCLVSGIGQAAKLPHYLRCNFFNGLHGRALPVATAIKAANPALTTIVVTGDGDCYGEGGNHFLHALRRNPDITVVVHNNEIYALTKGQASPTTAKGERRSIQADGVQIEPMSAAATAILGGCTFVARGYAGDIDHLAELIVEAVGHPGLACLDVIQPCITWGTHPLSWYRERVEPLPEGYDPSDRTSALSQAMLPENRFRTGILHRGTPGAAFGSRFRETMTGKPLADLKPLHADRVEEFFDAFRP from the coding sequence ATGACAGCAAAAACGCAAACACCCAGGCGTAGCGCAGGGCCCTTCGACAACCGGGTCGAGATCCAGTGGTGCCCGGGGTGCCCCAACTTCGGCATCCTGAAGGCCTTCAAACAGGCCTTCGAAAAGCTCGGAAAATCGCCCGAAGAATTGTGCCTGGTCTCAGGCATCGGACAGGCGGCCAAGCTGCCCCACTATCTGCGCTGCAACTTCTTCAACGGGCTGCACGGTCGCGCCCTGCCCGTCGCCACGGCAATCAAGGCCGCCAACCCGGCCCTGACGACCATCGTCGTCACCGGGGACGGGGACTGCTACGGGGAAGGCGGCAATCATTTCCTCCACGCCCTGCGGCGCAACCCCGATATCACCGTCGTGGTTCACAACAACGAGATCTATGCGCTCACCAAGGGCCAGGCCTCCCCGACCACCGCCAAAGGAGAGCGGCGAAGCATTCAGGCCGACGGCGTCCAGATCGAGCCGATGAGCGCGGCGGCAACGGCCATCCTCGGCGGGTGCACGTTCGTCGCGCGCGGCTATGCCGGAGACATAGACCACCTCGCGGAGTTGATCGTGGAGGCCGTTGGTCATCCCGGTCTGGCCTGCCTGGATGTCATCCAGCCCTGCATAACGTGGGGAACGCACCCGCTGAGCTGGTATAGGGAGCGCGTGGAGCCTCTCCCGGAGGGCTATGACCCATCGGACCGCACCTCTGCGCTTTCGCAGGCCATGCTGCCCGAAAACCGGTTCAGGACGGGCATCCTTCACCGGGGCACTCCCGGGGCTGCCTTCGGCTCCCGCTTCAGGGAAACCATGACCGGCAAACCCCTGGCCGACCTGAAGCCCCTGCACGCCGACAGGGTCGAGGAATTCTTCGATGCCTTCAGGCCTTGA
- a CDS encoding 2-oxoacid:acceptor oxidoreductase subunit alpha — MEINVVITGSAGEGIQSIGAVFAEAVASCGYAVFTWQEFESRIRGGQSRFALRIGEAAVNSPLEGADILLALNPGAEDRYRPLLNPGGVVLSGQDSGPESITVPFRKVAKEVFGDVLYANTVAAGALAGVLGLDPDVMKAILARRFSDKGREVVDKNQQAAEMGWSLADASCRERCPWSLSPRSERFMLVAGNDTLPVAAAYAGCHFIAAYPMSPSTAIITALSDHAQDWSIFAEQAEDEIAAINLAIGASYAGARAMTATSGGGFALMTEGVSLAGMTETPVVIVLAQRPGPATGLPTRTAQGDLLFAVHGGHGDFPKMVLAPSDPRDLFHKTVRAFNLADKYQIPVILMTDQFLAESQFSFADLDIRPSAPEFHLADPSTVPAPYRRYALTDTGVSPRLRPGAGTHLVTADSDEHDEEGHITEDLKGVAARMVEKRLRKARALQNEVAPPEFHNVEEAALVLVGWGSSRGAILEALDLLAADGLKAGMVHFTEVWPLPEVRFPPDKQYWVVESNAAGQLARLLAGEYGLPFRNHVLRYDGLPLTAEYIRRRIHDSKNANTQA, encoded by the coding sequence ATGGAGATCAACGTCGTTATCACCGGATCGGCAGGCGAAGGCATCCAGAGCATCGGGGCCGTTTTCGCCGAGGCCGTCGCGTCCTGCGGTTACGCGGTTTTCACGTGGCAGGAGTTTGAATCGCGCATCCGTGGCGGACAAAGCCGTTTCGCGCTGCGCATCGGGGAAGCGGCCGTCAATTCACCGCTCGAAGGCGCGGACATCCTCCTCGCGCTCAATCCGGGTGCAGAGGATCGATACAGACCCCTTTTGAACCCCGGCGGGGTGGTCCTGAGCGGGCAGGACAGCGGGCCGGAAAGCATAACGGTCCCATTCCGCAAGGTGGCTAAGGAGGTCTTCGGGGACGTCCTCTACGCCAACACGGTCGCCGCCGGCGCCCTAGCAGGGGTCCTCGGACTGGACCCGGACGTCATGAAGGCCATCCTTGCCAGACGATTCTCGGACAAAGGCCGGGAGGTCGTCGACAAAAACCAGCAGGCCGCCGAAATGGGCTGGTCCCTTGCCGATGCATCGTGCCGGGAGCGCTGCCCCTGGTCGCTCAGCCCCCGCAGCGAGCGCTTCATGCTCGTGGCGGGCAACGACACCCTGCCCGTCGCAGCCGCCTATGCCGGGTGCCACTTCATCGCCGCCTATCCGATGTCCCCCTCGACGGCCATCATCACCGCGCTTTCGGACCACGCGCAGGATTGGTCCATCTTTGCCGAGCAGGCGGAGGACGAAATCGCGGCCATCAACCTGGCCATCGGCGCCTCCTATGCGGGCGCGAGGGCGATGACCGCGACGTCGGGCGGGGGCTTCGCGCTCATGACCGAAGGCGTGAGCCTGGCCGGCATGACGGAGACCCCGGTGGTGATCGTGCTGGCGCAGCGTCCGGGGCCTGCCACGGGCCTTCCCACACGGACCGCCCAGGGGGATCTGCTCTTCGCGGTTCATGGGGGCCACGGGGATTTTCCCAAGATGGTGCTGGCCCCCTCCGACCCCCGGGATCTCTTTCACAAGACCGTGCGCGCCTTCAACCTGGCCGACAAGTACCAGATCCCCGTCATCCTGATGACCGATCAGTTCCTGGCGGAGTCCCAATTTTCATTCGCGGATCTCGATATCCGTCCTTCCGCGCCCGAGTTTCACCTGGCCGACCCTTCTACCGTGCCGGCCCCTTACCGGCGTTATGCCCTAACCGATACCGGCGTTTCCCCCCGCCTCCGGCCCGGAGCAGGCACCCACCTCGTCACTGCAGACAGCGACGAGCATGACGAGGAAGGGCACATCACCGAGGACTTGAAAGGCGTCGCGGCCCGGATGGTCGAAAAACGGCTCCGCAAGGCGCGCGCCCTGCAAAATGAGGTCGCGCCGCCCGAGTTCCACAACGTGGAGGAAGCCGCACTCGTCCTGGTGGGGTGGGGCTCCAGCCGGGGCGCCATCCTCGAAGCCTTGGACCTCCTGGCCGCAGACGGCCTGAAAGCCGGCATGGTCCATTTCACCGAGGTCTGGCCGCTGCCGGAGGTCCGCTTTCCTCCGGACAAACAGTACTGGGTGGTGGAAAGCAATGCGGCCGGCCAGTTGGCCCGGCTCCTGGCAGGTGAATACGGCCTGCCCTTCCGAAACCACGTGCTTCGCTACGACGGCCTGCCACTGACGGCCGAATATATCAGGAGGAGGATCCATGACAGCAAAAACGCAAACACCCAGGCGTAG